In Debaryomyces hansenii CBS767 chromosome B complete sequence, one genomic interval encodes:
- a CDS encoding DEHA2B02376p (weakly similar to uniprot|P40522 Saccharomyces cerevisiae YIL056w) has product MSNESQTKRIGVTHAIRARLNFLDERLWKRFSARRLELIDTLDLSSKKASEQEESIKNVADALRVEFNYSPEYFRDFDKLVRAAVQSVRRNRKRSSKTKRGSEMDNGDKRRRSDEEYPHSYSRSISPDMHTTENSPSEQYFQRDNSETTPDTGSQKFLSEIARFNSDSQEDVHDMNYSRSKKFTIFDKSRLAIDTMIQPRINNSPPVLPPISNLSFKASIKSPLNSSARRILLHYIEKSKTCSESTSKRNENLEIMGKSIISCCVVYVLEKSFTNSNETSIEYLRSKLNQESYLSKFYKELDTSTTTNYLLSDDIASLSLFTLLGSCVKDFGFDNIMLPLSECLYYSILQDYPLISQHSTVFNGEEHKSSKTCIPMYSDSLNQLNSLAAVATEMKKQDIHNTTKAVTLKFLSSVLEFTYPTTNSAPPKLLELIENAKSAFKLSANSNQTTINLLNIKDGTRINSDSDLETLFRTQEKVELELVTQAAQTIPIYEITSTIRSNKYSDTKIILPPPYQNRSVLPGPLNNLSRMDKANFNDPPPPPPALPNFQPLL; this is encoded by the coding sequence ATGTCCAATGAAAGTCAGACAAAACGAATAGGTGTTACACATGCTATTAGAGCTAGGCTAAATTTTTTGGATGAAAGATTGTGGAAACGATTTTCAGCTCGAAGACTTGAGCTTATAGATACTTTGGATTTGAGTTCCAAAAAAGCATCCGAACAAGAAGAACTGATCAAGAATGTCGCAGATGCATTGAGGGTTGAGTTCAACTACTCGCCGGAGTATTTCCGagattttgataagttGGTGAGGGCTGCAGTACAGAGTGTAAGAAGAAATAGGAAGAGATCTTCCAAAACTAAAAGAGGAAGTGAAATGGACAATGGGGATAAAAGACGCAGACTGGATGAAGAATACCCACATTCGTACTCCAGGTCCATTTCGCCTGATATGCATACTACTGAAAATTCGCCGAGTGAACAGTACTTCCAACGGGATAATTCGGAGACTACACCAGATACGGGGTCTCAGAAGTTTTTATCGGAGATTGCACGGTTTAACTCTGATTCTCAAGAAGATGTTCATGACATGAACTATTCCAGGAGCAAAAAGTTTACgatctttgataaatctCGTTTGGCCATTGACACCATGATACAACCAAGGATAAACAATAGTCCTCCTGTTCTACCACCTATATCTAACTTGAGCTTCAAGGCGAGTATTAAGAGCCCCCTTAATTCGTCCGCAAGGAGAATACTTTTACATTATATTGAGAAGTCAAAGACATGTTCGGAGTCCACGTCGAAGCGAAATGAAAATCTTGAAATCATGGGCAAGAGTATTATATCGTGCTGCGTGGTTTATGTCTTAGAAAAGTCATTTACGAACTCTAATGAAACTCTGATTGAGTATTTAAGATCGAAATTGAATCAAGAATCATATCTTTCCAAATTTtataaagaattagatACGTCAACGACTACgaattatcttctttcCGATGACATTGCTTCGTTGTCACTATTCACCTTATTAGGATCCTGTGTCAAGGACTTTGGTTTCGATAATATCATGCTCCCGTTAAGTGAGTGCCTATACTATAGTATATTACAAGACTATCCATTAATATCGCAGCATTCTACAGTATTCAATGGTGAAGAGCACAAATCAAGCAAAACATGCATACCCATGTATTCAGATTCTTTAAACCAATTGAACTCATTGGCAGCGGTAGCGACTGAAATGAAGAAGCAGGACATACATAACACAACTAAGGCAGTTACGTTGAAGTTCTTATCATCAGTTCTAGAGTTCACATATCCTACCACCAATTCAGCGCCACCAAAGCTATTAGAATTGATAGAAAACGCCAAGAGTGCGTTCAAATTGTCTGCTAACAGTAATCAGACGACCATCAACCTCCTCAATATAAAAGATGGAACCAGGATAAACTCGGACTCTGACCTTGAAACCCTATTTAGAACACAGGAGAAGGTAGAGCTAGAACTTGTTACTCAGGCAGCACAGACAATCCCCATCTACGAAATAACATCCACCATTAGATCCAATAAATATCTGGACACAAAGATAATTCTTCCTCCACCCTACCAAAATAGATCGGTACTACCAGGCCCATTGAACAACCTATCCCGTATGGATAAGGCTAATTTCAATGACCCCCCTCCACCACCTCCAGCATTGCCCAACTTCCAGCCTTTATTATGA
- a CDS encoding DEHA2B02442p (similar to CA4834|IPF1217 Candida albicans IPF1217), whose product MARTVYSSDESITDSSSEVDPIAYVESHRTRSTHINEENISEPAYNYEDKPANIYDESDTKKPIESEIPDKKQTAWRKFVKIVRPAYFLDHLDYESFKVVSRTWVQLWVTVILMVIPKSGNWIGNAAYLMQIVGFIIAAGGTSIVLNVFLSILCFSYVMVSWLFATIALLITNRLRGSITPEDLIKLLIQDGSCTAENISTCMTPQIFTGRFLTTRCTVIFVFCLMIGLTMYGMTLRLHPLIRPGFVAGIISLIVLTNYYVYFPVFMPKVIGYTIIKPMGIAFLTKIVTSILIFPTTSSFLYFNGSSKILSGLNKATKNNINFMKTLRPSGPDFSNFEKYSKEITNFRNNISQLEVLASTIKYEISFGRLDAGDAGEFRYLLKNLINLSAGYEYFYQLLYERLDVVSDNIRGLGRSRASSTSSYNRKKITGHSKLFTALQQSYRSVGEYENSRRIKLLRNRIYSSDAEDDLTLKDLDIVARFITAHFISVLEAVDIGLESVATWLTEANKFRTYTIIIPGSHEKHKQRQQERKESLLDAKRRLKNELEKWSDHKRIEKLMQGTTRNEDVLLCLISQATLFLNLAKDQSKAIIRMIDLFLSIDKSRPAPSLITPFTSSVRDSARYINSTIADGAPDEHESSFWKSEVSIRDADAFPPSHVYQIFGIKCVSFYNLLLNKHLWFWIRASGLVTVCCIPAFCRTTAEWYYNNRLMWVPVVCCLTVSEYVGEAIYGIIARFFYGFAAGIVGMVAWYISAGNGTGNYYGYCVVTGFLFFYLCFFRHFSVHLNLVPTILFCVTVVLIMGTSWLDGNHPQATGNIGYGFTAAWKRHVSVTVGIAISVLASCFPRVSTSKVVIRKILAQALEQVGLLHCDVSRFALGRLENHNIHILRRHDETLEKFRTALLKLASITRIIGPLQYEIPIAGDWPASKYVRLQTLITDVVQLYVMLQSIFDQIDEPEFWVPIIMGRMGWTSPSMTANVFSMTHMGAGSLRSKTALPKITQANLSIQHLDLLRSKWGTEKISLSERFYNLEPNTEKEYTVDEGESLHDSMVRNLDYEKLFSADGQCNIVALLLAHMIYRRLDESIIIIKSLVGEKYDFDYTVFDDEYENEYWTAD is encoded by the coding sequence ATGGCCAGAACTGTTTATAGTAGTGATGAAAGTATCACGGATAGTAGCAGTGAGGTTGATCCTATTGCATATGTGGAACTGCACCGCACCCGTAGTACACATATTAATGAGGAAAATATAAGTGAACCAGCATATAATTATGAAGACAAACCAGCTAATATTTATGATGAAAGTGATACAAAGAAGCCAATAGAATCGGAAATACCAGATAAAAAACAAACAGCATGGAGGAAATTTGTTAAGATAGTACGTCCGGCGTACTTTCTTGACCATTTGGATTATGAATCGTTTAAGGTTGTCTCTAGGACATGGGTCCAGCTTTGGGTGACGGTTATATTGATGGTTATACCGAAAAGTGGTAATTGGATTGGAAATGCTGCATACTTGATGCAGATAGTAGGGTTCATCATCGCTGCTGGTGGGACCCTGATAGTCCTCAATGTTTTCCTAAGTATCCTTTGCTTCTCTTATGTGATGGTTTCATGGCTATTTGCTACTATAGCCTTATTAATTACCAACCGATTACGAGGTTCGATAACACCCGAAGATTTGATCAAGTTGCTTATTCAAGATGGTTCATGTACCGCAGAGAATATACTGACATGTATGACTCCTCAGATATTCACAGGAAGATTTTTGACCACCAGGTGCACAGttatatttgtattctGCTTGATGATTGGTTTAACCATGTATGGCATGACATTAAGATTACATCCTTTGATAAGACCAGGATTCGTGGCAGGTATTATCTCGTTGATCGTTCTTACTAATTACTATGTGTATTTCCCTGTATTCATGCCTAAGGTGATTGGTTATACTATTATAAAACCTATGGGAATTGCATTTTTAACCAAAATTGTCACATCCATTTTGATATTTCCTACCACTTCAAGCTTCTTATATTTCAATGGTTCATCGAAAATCTTGAGCGGTTTAAATAAAGCAACtaaaaacaatattaaCTTCATGAAGACATTGAGACCATCTGGGCCTGACTTTTCGAATTTCGAAAAGTATTCCAAAGAAATCACAAACtttagaaataatatttccCAGCTTGAAGTTTTAGCAAGTAcaataaaatatgaaatttcATTTGGTAGACTTGATGCTGGGGATGCTGGAGAATTCAGGTACTTACTCAAGAacttaattaatttatcgGCAGGTTACGAATATTTTTACCAATTACTTTATGAGAGGCTAGATGTTGTATCTGATAACATTAGGGGATTGGGTCGCAGCAGGGCAAGCAGTACATCTTCATATAACCGTAAGAAGATAACCGGACACTCAAAGCTTTTTACAGCTCTACAGCAATCATATAGGTCTGTTGGAGAGTACGAAAACAGTCGCCGGATTAAACTTTTAAGAAATAGAATTTATTCGTCAGATGCAGAAGATGATTTGACTTTAAAAGACTTAGATATTGTGGCTCGTTTTATTACTGCACATTTTATATCGGTCTTAGAAGCCGTAGATATTGGGCTTGAATCTGTTGCGACATGGTTAACTGAAGCAAATAAGTTTAGGACCTATACTATAATTATTCCTGGAAGTCATGAAAAACATAAACAAAGGCAACAAGAACGTAAAGAGAGTTTATTAGATgcaaaaagaagattgaAAAACGAATTAGAAAAGTGGAGCGATCATAAGAGAATCGAAAAACTAATGCAAGGAACGACTAGAAATGAAGACGTTTTATTATGTCTTATTAGTCAAGCTACGTTGTTTCTAAATTTAGCCAAAGATCAGTCTAAAGCAATAATTAGAATGATTGACTTGTTCCTTTCTATTGACAAAAGTAGACCAGCTCCAAGTCTTATAACACCGTTCACTTCGTCGGTTAGAGATTCAGCTCGTTATATCAACAGCACCATAGCAGATGGAGCACCAGATGAACATGAATCTAGCTTCTGGAAAAGTGAAGTTTCTATCAGAGACGCTGATGCATTTCCACCGTCGCATGTATACCAAATTTTCGGTATAAAGTGTGTTTCATTTTACAACCTACTTTTAAACAAGCATCTTTGGTTTTGGATAAGGGCCAGTGGGCTTGTTACGGTTTGTTGTATTCCTGCTTTTTGTAGGACTACAGCTGAATGgtattataataatagatTGATGTGGGTTCCTGTTGTGTGTTGTCTTACAGTTTCCGAATACGTTGGTGAAGCCATTTATGGTATTATTGCGAGATTTTTCTATGGATTTGCAGCGGGTATAGTTGGAATGGTTGCGTGGTATATCTCCGCAGGTAATGGTACCGGTAATTACTATGGGTATTGTGTAGTTACTGgatttctctttttctaTTTATGTTTCTTCAGACATTTTTCAGTTCATTTAAATCTTGTTCCGacaattcttttttgtGTTACCGTTGTTTTGATTATGGGGACAAGTTGGCTAGATGGGAATCATCCACAAGCTACGGGTAATATTGGATATGGTTTTACAGCTGCTTGGAAGAGGCATGTTAGTGTAACTGTTGGAATAGCTATTAGTGTCTTGGCTAGTTGTTTTCCAAGGGTTTCTACTAGTAAGGTTGTAATTAGAAAAATATTGGCCCAAGCATTAGAACAGGTAGGACTACTTCATTGTGATGTATCCAGATTTGCGTTAGGAAGATTAGAGAACCATAATATCCATATTTTAAGGAGGCACGATGAAACTCTAGAAAAATTTCGTACGGCCTTATTGAAGCTTGCGAGTATTACACGAATTATTGGACCGCTTCAGTACGAAATCCCTATAGCGGGTGATTGGCCTGCATCAAAATATGTTAGATTACAGACGTTGATTACTGATGTTGTTCAATTGTATGTTATGCTTCAATCAATATTCGACCAAATTGATGAACCAGAATTTTGGGTACCTATTATAATGGGCAGAATGGGATGGACAAGTCCTTCTATGACTGCTAATGTCTTCTCTATGACGCATATGGGTGCTGGTTCATTAAGATCTAAAACCGCATTACCTAAAATCACTCAAGCAAATCTTTCTATACAACATTTGGATTTACTAAGATCAAAATGGGGAACTGAAAAAATATCTTTAAGTGAGCGGTTTTATAATCTAGAACCGAATACTGAAAAGGAATATACTGTCGATGAAGGTGAAAGTTTGCATGATTCAATGGTAAGAAATTTGGATTacgaaaaattattcagTGCTGATGGCCAATGTAATATCGTTGCGTTATTATTAGCACATATGATCTACAGACGTCTTGATGaatcaataattattatcaaatctTTGGTTGGAGAAAAGTACGATTTTGATTATACCGTATTCGACGATGAATACGAAAATGAGTACTGGACTGCTGAttaa
- a CDS encoding DEHA2B02398p (no similarity) yields the protein MYSSSSLELSVLREYWDKDGNHTHKGPMLTNTSCEPGSVHTGSAKRACKNNPITIAGFMLN from the coding sequence ATGTactcttcatcttccttgGAATTGTCAGTATTGAGAGAGTATTGGGATAAAGACGGTAATCATACACATAAAGGGCCAATGCTAACAAATACTTCCTGTGAACCTGGCTCAGTCCACACTGGGAGCGCAAAGCGAGCTTGTAAGAACAATCCGATCACTATTGCCGGTTTCATGTTGAATTGA
- a CDS encoding DEHA2B02420p (highly similar to uniprot|P22768 Saccharomyces cerevisiae YOL058w ARG1 arginosuccinate synthetase) codes for MSKGKVCLAYSGGLDTSVILAWLLEEGYEVIAYLANIGQEEDFEEAERKALAIGATKFVVVDVRKEFVEQVCFPAIQTNAIYENVYLLGTSLARPVIAQAHIKVAEENGCFAVSHGCTGKGNDQVRFELAFYALKPDVTVIAPWRDPDFFNRFAGRKDLLEYAGSKNIPVAQTKAKPWSTDENLAHISFEAGILEDPDTTPPKDMWKLTVDPLDAPDTPEDFSVYFEKGIPKKLILDGGKKVITEPVELFTEANALARRNGVGRIDIVENRFIGIKSRGCYETPGLTILRSAHIDLEGLTLDREVRAIRDQFVTTTYSKLLYNGMYFTPECEYVRTMIDPSQKTVNGVVRARAYKGSLSILGRSSDTEKLYDETESSMDELTGFSPEDTSGFIAVQSIRIKKYGEAVREKGNTLSL; via the coding sequence ATGTCTAAAGGTAAGGTTTGTTTGGCATACTCAGGTGGTTTAGATACCTCAGTCATTTTGGCTTGGTTATTGGAAGAAGGATATGAAGTTATCGCTTATTTGGCTAACATTGGTCAAGAGGAAGACTTCGAAGAAGCCGAAAGAAAGGCTTTAGCAATTGGTGCCACCAagtttgttgttgttgatgtcAGAAAGGAATTCGTTGAACAAGTTTGTTTCCCAGCTATCCAAACTAACGCTATTTACGAGAATGTCTACTTATTAGGTACTTCGTTAGCTAGACCAGTTATTGCTCAAGCTCACATCAAGGTTGCTGAAGAAAACGGATGTTTTGCTGTTTCTCACGGTTGTACTGGTAAGGGTAACGATCAAGTTAGATTTGAATTAGCTTTTTATGCATTGAAACCAGATGTTACTGTTATTGCTCCATGGAGAGACCCAGACTTTTTCAACAGATTTGCAGGTagaaaagatttattagaatatgCTGGTTCTAAGAACATCCCAGTTGCTCAAACCAAGGCTAAGCCATGGTCAACCGACGAAAACTTGGCCCATATTTCCTTCGAAGCTGGTATTTTAGAAGATCCTGATACCACTCCACCTAAGGATATGTGGAAATTGACTGTCGACCCACTCGATGCTCCAGATACCCCAGAAGATTTCTCTGTTTACTTTGAAAAAGGTATaccaaagaaattgatcTTAGATGGTGGTAAGAAGGTCATTACTGAACCAGTCGAATTGTTTACTGAAGCTAACGCTTTAGCCAGAAGAAATGGTGTCGGTAgaattgatattgttgaGAACAGATTCATTGGTATCAAATCTAGAGGTTGTTATGAAACTCCTGGTTTGACCATTTTAAGATCTGCACACATTGATTTGGAAGGTTTGACTCTTGATCGTGAAGTCCGTGCCATTAGAGATCAATTTGTTACCACTACTTACTCCAAATTATTGTACAATGGTATGTACTTTACACCAGAATGTGAGTATGTTAGAACCATGATTGACCCATCCCAAAAGACCGTAAATGGTGTTGTCAGAGCTAGAGCTTACAAGGGATCCTTGTCTATTTTAGGTAGATCTTCTGATACTGAAAAGTTATATGACGAAACCGAATCATCTATGGACGAATTAACTGGCTTTTCCCCAGAAGACACATCCGGATTTATTGCCGTTCAATCCATTAGAATCAAAAAATATGGTGAAGCAGTTAGAGAAAAGGGTAATACATTATCTTTATAA
- a CDS encoding DEHA2B02332p (similar to uniprot|P53388 Saccharomyces cerevisiae YPL265w DIP5 dicarboxylic aminoacid permease), which translates to MENSASSHREILISLIPLKFCEDVDLIDSRIQIIMKFSINKNQTTKSTSTIETNSINSDVDLFDEQSQLEHKKTLKRDLSARHISMMAIGGALGPGLLIGTGTALATAGPASVLIAFSVIGLVVYCVMCSLGEMATYIPLPDGLAGYGSRYVDPALGFTMGYSYLLKYFISTANQYVSGALAIQYWIAPETVNPGVWIAVYLILVVGINFAGVRYLGEVEFWLSSLKVCVIIGLIICMIIIMLGGGPNHDRLGFRFWKNPGAFATYKDIPDSKGKFVAFLSVLVNAVFAFLGTELVGVMVGEAQNPRRNIPRAIRLTFYRIVVFYVLSVFVLGCCVAYDDPQLNLTSKTTANASPFVIAIKNASIPVLPHIVNGSILLFTFSSSNSDLYVASRTLYGLSLRGEAPVCFSYTNKRGVPYYSLLLSAVFTMLAFMAVSTNSKLVFDYFVSYVSMFGLLIWISILVSHIYFIKACNKQGVDRNSFVYQAPFAPYSTYLALSICCLVALIKNFTVFIGSFDYKTFVAGYISIPFYFILLFGYKIVTNTKGIKSEEVDLFSYKDVIDKEEHEYLMKKEEDLKMFEHSKGVGWFYRKFIGWIF; encoded by the exons ATGGAGAACTCGGCGTCGCTGCACCgagaaatattgataagttTGA TTCCCTTGAAATTTTGTGAGGATGTTGATCTAATAGACTCtagaattcaaataattatgaaatttagtattaataaaaacCAGACTACGAAACTGACCTCTACAATTGAAACTAATAGTATAAATTCAGatgttgatttatttgatgaaCAAAGCCAACTTGAACATAAAAAGACCTTAAAGAGGGATTTATCGGCACGGCATATTTCCATGATGGCTATTGGTGGGGCTTTGGGTCCAGGATTACTTATTGGAACCGGTACTGCTTTGGCAACTGCAGGTCCAGCTTCAGTTCTTATTGCGTTTTCTGTCATAGGCTTGGTTGTTTATTGCGTTATGTGTTCTCTTGGGGAAATGGCTACTTATATTCCTCTACCAGATGGACTTGCAGGTTATGGATCAAGATATGTTGATCCAGCATTAGGGTTTACGATGGGATATTCTTACTTgcttaaatatttcatctcCACTGCAAACCAGTACGTTTCTGGTGCATTGGCGATACAGTATTGGATAGCACCAGAAACAGTTAATCCGGGGGTTTGGATAGCAGTTTACCTAATCCTTGTGGTAGGTATTAACTTTGCCGGAGTCAGATATTTGGGCGAAGTTGAATTTTGgttatcttctttaaaAGTTTGTGTTATTATTGGCCTCATAATTTGCATGATTATTATAATGCTTGGAGGAGGACCTAACCATGATAGGCTTGGCTTTCGGTTTTGGAAGAATCCTGGTGCTTTTGCGACTTACAAAGATATTCCCGATTCTAAAGGTAAATTTGTTGCATTTTTATCAGTATTAGTAAACGCGGTCTTTGCCTTCTTAGGTACTGAATTAGTTGGAGTTATGGTTGGCGAGGCTCAAAATCCTAGGAGAAATATTCCTCGGGCAATAAGGTTAACATTTTACCGTATTGTCGTGTTTTATGTTTTATCAGTATTTGTGCTTGGCTGTTGTGTTGCGTACGATGATCCTCAACTAAACTTAACTTCGAAAACGACTGCAAATGCTTCACCTTTTGTAATCGCAATTAAGAATGCTTCCATACCGGTGCTCCCACATATTGTCAATGGATCTATTTTGCTATTTACCTTTTCTTCAAGCAATTCAGATTTATATGTTGCAAGCAGAACATTGTATGGTTTGTCTCTCAGAGGTGAAGCACCAGTATGTTTTTCGTACACCAATAAACGTGGCGTCCCATATTATTCACTTTTATTAAGTGCAGTGTTTACAATGCTAGCTTTTATGGCCGTTTCAACTAATTCAAAACTCGTTTTCGATTATTTTGTTAGTTATGTTTCAATGTTTGGCTTGTTAATTTGGATAAGCATCTTGGTATCgcatatttattttattaaagcCTGCAACAAGCAAGGTGTTGATAGGAATAGTTTTGTCTATCAAGCACCATTCGCACCATACTCAACATACTTAGCGTTGAGTATTTGTTGTCTTGTAGcattaatcaaaaatttcacgGTTTTTATTGGAAGTTTTGACTATAAGACATTTGTTGCAGGGTATATTTCTATtcctttttattttattcttctATTCGGATACAAAATTGTTACGAATACGAAAGGAATCAAATCCGAGGAAGTAGATCTTTTCTCCTATAAGGATGTCATTGACAAAGAAGAACATGAGTACTTAATGAAAAAAGAGGAAGACCTCAAAATGTTTGAACATTCCAAGGGTGTAGGTTGGTTTTACCGTAAATTTATTGGATGGatcttttga
- a CDS encoding DEHA2B02354p (no similarity), translated as MREYGSGAPEDDDYGTPFLVYMILIRCSWSNCHLGSIRLSMVASGSFEFHS; from the coding sequence ATGCGGGAATATGGATCAGGGGCTCCAGAGGACGATGATTATGGTACACCGTTCTTGGTCTACATGATCTTAATTCGGTGTTCGTGGTCTAACTGCCATTTGGGTCTGATTAGGCTTTCTATGGTTGCTTCTGGCTCTTTTGAATTCCATTCTTAG